In Rosa chinensis cultivar Old Blush chromosome 1, RchiOBHm-V2, whole genome shotgun sequence, a genomic segment contains:
- the LOC112182067 gene encoding desmethyl-deoxy-podophyllotoxin synthase, translating to MVPLMLQIHNVPSLPLCTSLIALVILVLYWKRLKSSHTSSLSLPPGPRKLPVIGNLLQLVGSLPHHSLRDLAKRYGPIMHIKVGQVSAVVISSPELAEEVLRTHETAFSQRPTVFAIEVLSYDFSSILFCPNNDYWRQMRKICVSELLSTKRVHSFASIREEEAWNLVETVYSSASQPQLVVNLSEMIFSMQNGITARAALGKKCKHQQEFTSLIDEINQLAGGFAVPDLFPSLKFLRHVTRFKPALEKIHGKMDRMLDEIINDHKVKRESSAGDDPLQEDIVDVLLQLQECSYQIQLDVKTKHIKAITMDTYTSGSETSATTTEWAMAELVRNPRVMEKAQAEIRQLLAGKKKIHDADIKKLDYLKLVVKETLRLHPPLALIARQATQTCKISGYDIPSETKLLVNAWAIGRDRRHWGR from the exons ATGGTGCCCCTAATGCTTCAAATTCATAATGTTCCTTCCCTTCCTCTCTGTACTTCTCTGATTGCGCTAGTTATCCTAGTTCTATATTGGAAGAGATTGAAAAGCAGCCATACCTCAAGTCTTAGTCTGCCCCCAGGTCCGCGGAAGCTACCCGTTATAGGAAACTTGCTTCAGTTGGTAGGCTCGCTACCTCATCATTCTCTAAGAGACTTGGCCAAGAGGTATGGACCAATCATGCACATCAAAGTGGGACAAGTATCAGCCGTAGTGATTTCATCTCCGGAACTAGCTGAAGAGGTGTTGAGGACACATGAGACTGCCTTCTCGCAACGCCCCACTGTTTTTGCTATTGAGGTTTTGTCTTATGATTTTTCAAGTATCCTCTTTTGTCCTAATAATGATTACTGGAGACAAATGCGCAAGATTTGCGTGTCGGAGCTCTTAAGTACAAAGCGTGTGCATTCTTTTGCATCAATAAGAGAAGAAGAGGCATGGAATCTTGTCGAAACAGTTTATTCTTCAGCATCACAGCCACAGCTAGTGGTCAACCTCAGCGAGATGATTTTCTCCATGCAAAACGGCATCACTGCCCGGGCAGCCTTGGGGAAGAAGTGCAAACATCAACAAGAATTTACCTCATTGATCGATGAAATCAACCAGCTTGCAGGAGGCTTTGCAGTGCCAGATTTGTTCCCTTCTCTCAAATTCCTTCGTCATGTCACACGTTTCAAGCCTGCCCTTGAGAAAATACACGGCAAAATGGACAGGATGCTTGATGAAATCATCAATGATCATAAAGTGAAAAGAGAATCATCAGCTGGTGATGATCCTCTGCAAGAAGATATAGTTGATGTGCTTTTACAACTTCAGGAGTGTAGTTATCAGATCCAGCTTGATGTCAAAACCAAGCATATCAAAGCTATCACAATG GACACGTATACTTCTGGAAGTGAAACTTCAGCAACTACCACAGAATGGGCAATGGCAGAACTAGTGAGAAATCCAAGAGTAATGGAGAAAGCACAAGCTGAGATACGACAACTTCTTGCAGGCAAGAAGAAAATCCATGATGCAGACATTAAAAAACTAGACTACCTGAAATTGGTCGTAAAGGAAACTCTACGGTTACACCCTCCTCTTGCCTTAATCGCAAGACAAGCCACTCAGACATGTAAAATTAGTGGATATGATATACCATCTGAAACCAAACTCCTGGTCAATGCTTGGGCAATTGGGAGAGACCGAAGGCATTGGGGGCGCTAG